The DNA window CAACGCCAGTGTCCCCATCTTGAAGGTCGCCAGCCGTTCCCCGGAAACGTTATGTTCCAGGATGGTCGGCAAGATGCTCAGCAGGCTGCACATGAGCGGAAAGGCCGCGCTCGATCCGGCGAACGCCTGCGCTATTTGTTCGAGCGTGGCCTGCGGTGTGGCGGCGAGCCGTTTTTCCAGTTCGTGCCGCCACAGTTCCGACTCCTCCTCCAGCAAGGCCAGCAGCAGCTCCTCGCGATTCTCAAAGTATCGGTACACATTCGACTTGGTCATCTGGGCTTGCCGGGCTAGCTCGTTCAGGCCCAGGTCGCGAACCTCCATGCCTCCGTGCAGCGCCGCCTTCGCCGTTGCCAGCAGATGCTGGCGGCGCTCTTCCTTTTGTTCCGGGCGGCGGGCGCGTTGAAACTGTTCTGATGTTGTCATAAATGTAATTCACCGAAAAAGATGGGCGCGACTTTGCTCGCGACAGTGCTTGACAAGAGACCAGTGGTTCTTTATATTCGAGACCACTGGTTCTTTATCCATTATATCTCACGTCGGAGTACGTAAATGCCTAGCCCACTCATGGTTCGTCCTGAACTTCTCAGCCTCGATTTAACCGGCAAGACCTATGTCATCACGGGCGCCAATTCCGGCATCGGCCTGGTCACTGCGCAACAACTCGCCAGGCAGGGCGCCACCGTCGTCATGGGTGTGCGGCGGGTGAAGGAAGGCGAGCGTGTGGCCGCCGAGATCAGGCGTGAGGCGCCGACGGCCAGCTTGGCCGTGTACCAGTTGGAGTTGGGCGAGTTGGCATCGGTGCGCGCGTTCGCTGCCGAGGTCAACCGTCATCATCCGAAGCTGCAAGGCTTGGTCAACAACGCCGGCGTCATGCGGACTCCGTTCGGCCATACCAAGGACGGC is part of the Oxalobacteraceae bacterium OTU3CAMAD1 genome and encodes:
- a CDS encoding TetR/AcrR family transcriptional regulator: MTTSEQFQRARRPEQKEERRQHLLATAKAALHGGMEVRDLGLNELARQAQMTKSNVYRYFENREELLLALLEEESELWRHELEKRLAATPQATLEQIAQAFAGSSAAFPLMCSLLSILPTILEHNVSGERLATFKMGTLALAVEVARQLHGCQPSIPFEGYVEFVRQGLPLMIGLWPLSHPCDALAEVLSAPELQPLRYHFETDLARALLLILRGLASPGR